Within the candidate division KSB1 bacterium genome, the region CCGAAATTGGTGCCCGTGATCGTCACCTGAGTGTTGGTCCCGGCAGAGGCTTTGTTCGGCGTAATGGAGGTAATTTGCGGGGAATTGGGATCAAGCGTCTGTTTGGTAATTACAACGTCATCGACAAATGCGCCTTTATTAACAACGGAAGCATCGCTGTAAAAATAAAAAGCCACCCACACTTGAGATTGTCCGCAACGAGAGGATAAATCCAATGTCTGCGATACCCATTGTCCGTTGGTCGAACCGGAGGCGCCAAAACCGGAGAAATTGATTCCGTCCGTAGAAGACATCCAATAGAGAAAGTCTACATTCACTTGGGAATCCAGGCGATAGTAAAAGGTCATCTGCGCATAGGCTGCATCGCTCAGATTGAACGGCCCGTAGACCATCCAGGCCCGCAAGTCATTGGGATAGTTGGTCGTCCTTTTGCTTGGATCCAAAGCGCGTTGGTTTTCATAAGCCCCCCGAGCACACCAGACGCTGTTAAAGCCGCTGTGTTTCTGCGCCGTCGTCTTGCCCCAGGTATAGCCGAAACCGTCTTGATTCGAGTTTCCATTGTAATAAAGCGTCCAAATGGTCCCCGGAAAATCCCCTTCAAAGCCGTCGCTCAAAAGGGTGGTAATACCTTGAATCTCGTTGTTCGGCTGTGCGGATAAGATAAAATCGGTTTTTGCATTTTTAACTTTGTCTTTGAAATCGACCGGCGCCTTGATTTCGGCCCATTCAATAACCGGCGATTCGAGGCTGTTCAGGCGGTTCTGCGGTTCGAGCTGCAGAATCTTGGAGGTTATTTTGGCAAAATATTCGTCTACCGGGACGGCTTTGCCGTTTTGATAAACTTTATTTTCGATAACATCGATTTTGCCCTGGCGGCCGCCGACAAAGGGAAGCGCGGATGAGTTGAGGAAAAAGACGGCGCGCTCGCCTACAACCAGCATGGGGGTTTCAGAATGCTCCTCGACAATATCGCCGACTCTGCCGCCGGGATATTTTATCCTCAACGAAGCACTGCCGCCGTTTCCCTTGAGCCACTTTTCGACGCGGATTTCGGCTTCCGTGAAAATGTTGGTGCGCTCTGCATTCCAATAAGAGTTAGTTGCAACAACCTCACCGAAAACGATTTGCCGTGATTCGGTGATCAACTGCTCTTCGGAAAGCGGCAAACTGACGGCCTGCAGTACCCCTACCGCTGCCGTTAAGAGCCCCCCTATGAGGATAAAAATTCCGCTCCTCATGTTAACCTCCGAAGAAATAACCCGGATGAAATAGGGTGGTTTGAACCATCCGATCATTTGAAATGACCGGCAGCGTTTTTGTAAAGGAACAATTCTCGTGCCTCGTGAAAAGACACAATATAATATAAATAATAAATAAAACGAATGCAATAACTTATATTAAATAAAAAAAATATAAAAAAAGCAGCGGCCACAATAAGATTATCAAAATATCGTACAATAGACGATATTTCGTGTCCAAAATTTGTGACAATTTATATGGTTAATAGCTAAGTTATATAAATAAATAAAGCTAAATTTGCTTACAGATTCCAGGCATACATTTTTGAACAAATATTTCATTAATTAAACACGATAAAACAAAAAATTGAGTTAAAAACGATATATCGGGCAATGCAAAAAATTGTAAAATGAAGGGAGCGTCGATGGTTCTTATTTGCGAACTTTATGAGCGGATATTCGTCATTAAGATCGGTATTCGGCTTTATTGACTATTTTTTCAGGGAGATCGCTATGAATCATTATCCTTATCGGTTGCTGGTGACCGTTTTAATAGCCGTCGCTCTTTTACTTTCGTGCAAAAAACAGAGCTTGATCGCCGGACGCGCCTCCGTTCCTATTCAAGTAGACGGCTTAACCGAGGATTGGCAGTCTGTCTCACCTCTCGAAAGCGAAAAGTATCATTTCCGCCTTGCCGCGCAGCATGATGACCAAACCCTTTATTTTCTTTTGTCTTCAGAGGATCCTACCGCGCAGCGGCAGCTGATCAACAGCGGCTTGATCCTCTGGTTCGACCAGGATGGAGACGGGCGTAAAGATTTCGGCATCAAATATCCGCGGGGGATTTTCGAGCGTGGAATAAATCCCATGGAAATTTTCATGACCTTGTTCAAGCGCGACGGTTCATGGAACGAAAAAGGATTTGCAGATTATGTGCGAAAATGGTGTTCCGATATCCAGCTGTTGGATGCCAAGGGCAATAACCTGGGCATTTTAAGTCATTATGAAGCCGAAGAGTGCGGCATTCGATTCCAGATGGCCATGCACAACAATTTGCTGGCATATGAATTGGCCGTTCAACTGCAGGGCACAAAAAAAGTAAAATGGGACCTGAGCAATAAAACAGGTTTTCGTGTCGGTTTTGAAACGCCGTCGTTCGATTTTTCCGCCATGCGGCGGCCGATGGGTGGTTTTGCCCCCGGCGGCGCGGATGCCGGAGGAGGAGGCGGTATGCCGATGGGCGGCGGAAGAGGCATGGGACGCGGACCCGGAGGGGGTGGTGAAATGCCTATGCCGACGGGCGATTTCGGCGGCCCCCCCATGGGCGGCATGCCGATGGCTGAACCGATCAATTGGCAAATGAGCGTCATTCTCGCCCAATAAAACCGCCGGTTNNNNNNNNNNAAGCTTTTCAAATATTCCTTCATAGAAACCTTGATCCTCTTCGAAGACGGCAGTTTTTCAGCTGCCGTCCTTCCTCTTTATCCGCATAAAAAACGTCTAAGGGATTATTGATAATTTTCCGATTAGTAATTATATTCAAAATCATTTTTTACCACTTTTTTAACATTTAGTTGATGGAGGCGGAAGTGAGGCGGACGGCATTTTTTTCTGTTTTTCTCACCATTTGTTTTTCAGTTTCACCCTCATTATCACAAAAATTAAACTTTACCACCCATTGGGTCGGCAACACCTTCGGCGGTAAAGACCAAAAATGGGTGCAAAATTACATCGACGAGATCGAAATCGCCGGCGACACGGTCTATACCGAAAGTTACTGGGATGAAGCCGGCCGCGTCTGCGGCTGGTACTACGACGGCACTGTCGATCCAGGGTTGATGAAATGGGAATCGACACCGGAGGAGTGCTGGGGCTGGAATACCGGCGGTTATGCCTTGGCGGTCGACAAACGCTATGTCTACATCGGCAACTGCGCCGGCAGCCTGCTGCGCTTCGATAGAAAAAATAAGCATCGTTTCGTTGACCGCATTAAGATGTTCGATACCGGCGCCGTCGGTATGCATGCTCGTTTCGACACGCTCTACGCGCTCTTTGAGGACGGGCATATTCAAAAGCGGCCGACCGCAAAGCTCAAAGAGATGACGATCATCGCTACGGTGCCGAACGCGCGCGACATTACCGTCGATGACCGCAACACGCTGTGGATTTTGGCCGGCGACGAAATACGCAACTATTCGACTCGGGGCGAATATCTTGGTCGAAGCATCGTTGAAAAAGGATGGCAGCCCTATTCGATAGCCGTCGATCATCAAGGGCTGCTGATGGTGACGGACAACTCGGTCTTTCAAGTAAAATTTTACGACATTGCCGGAGAGCCCAAGCTCGTAAAAACCTTCGGCATTGAAGGCGGCATCGGCGCGGGAACCCCTGGCGCTTACGGCCCGCAAAAATTCTGGCGCCTGACCGGAGCGGTTACGGATGCGGACGGAAACATCTATGTCGCCATGGATGATGAGGGCACCGGTATCCGCAAATTTAACCCGAACGGCGAATTGGTGTGGGAACTGTACGGTTTACACTTTGTCGACGTCGTTGACGTTGATCCCGCTTCCGACGGCCGCGACCTTTACGGCGTCAACGAGCATATGACCTTCGATTTCGACAAAAAGCCTGGTGAGAGTTGGGCTCTGGCCGGTATTACGCTCGACCGCTTGCGCAGTCCCGACGATCCGCGTATTTCCAGCGACGGCACCGAATGGCTGGCCGGAAACTTTATGCGCCGAATCGACGGTCACCTGCTCATGTACGCCACCCGTCAGACAGCCGGAACGCTCTATGTCTATCGCTTTGATCATGATGTTGCGCTGTTATCGAGTACTTTCTCCGGCCTCGGCTGGGCCTTTGAGCCGGATGATTGGGGAAACATCTGGTATTACGACTCGAGCGCGCGGTTTATCAAGCGTATTCCGCTGCTCGGATTTGACGATAACGGCGAGCCTGTGTTCGGCGCCGCTGTTTCGGTTGCACCCATTCCTGCGCCCTTTGACGACATCGAGCGCATCGAATATGATGTCGATTCCGACGTGATGTTTATCGGCGGAGATACGCCCCAGAATCCGGAAACCAGTTGGGGGTTGATGGGCAGCGTTCTGGCGCGCTATCCCAATTGGAGCGAAGGCAATCGCATTGCCGATCGGCAGAAAGTGATGCCGTTGGATGACGATCATTTGGCGCCCGCAAGCATGGATATGTACGAAGATTACGTCTTTACCGTCATGGTCAAGTCTACCGGCGGCGTTCCGTCTATGGTAACTGTATTTAGGGTCGATGATCTGTCCAAGGTGGGAAACATGTGGCCGGGTCCGGAAGTCGGCGGCATCAGCGGCTGGACTGACATCGCCTACGGCATCCGTGCTTACAAGCGCTCGAACGGCCAATATATGGTTATGGTCGAAGAAGATTACCGCGGCAAGGTGTTGGTCTATTTGTGGGATCCGCCTGCCGGCAATCTGCAGAAACCGCAGATTACGCTGCTAGAACCCGAGGCAGGCGCTTCTTTTGATGCTGCGCCTCCTTCTTTGACCATACGCGCCGACGCCTCGGATGCCGACGGTTCGGTGGTTACCGTCAAATTCTACATCGATGATCGCTTTGTCGGACAAGACCAAAACGGCACCGACGGTTGGTCATTCACCTGCCGCGAACCTCTCGTCGTCGGAATGCACACGATCACGGCGCGTGCATTCGACAACTCCGGTAAAGCGCGCGCCGCCAAGCCGATCAAGATTTTTGTCAGAGGAACCGCCGGCCCCTTTTACGGTAAACCGACGGTGCTGCCCGGGACGATCCAAGCCGAAGATTTCGACCATGGCGGTGAAGGGGTCGGGTATCATGATGCGGATGAAATCAATCAGGGCGGCGCTTATCGTTTCGAGGGCGTGGATATCTTTTTGTGCAGCGACAGCGGCAACGGTTATCACGTCGATCAATTCGAGGCAGGCGAATGGCTACAATATACGGCGGACGTAATGACCACAGGCTACTATGATCTTCTCTTTCGAGTCAACTCGCAATCGGACCAAGGAAGCTTTTCTCTGTACCAAAACGGCCGTGCCTTGGTGGAAAACCTTGTCGTGCCGAACACCGGCGGCCTTTGGCAGGATGTCGTCATCGACAGCGTCCGACTGGAAGCCGGCGTTCAAACTTGGCGATTCGTTTGCACGCAGGGCGGCTTCAAGTTCAACTACTTTAGGGTGACCGCCGTCGGTACCGGCAGTATTTTCCGCGAATATTGGCTGAATGTTCAAGGAACTTCAGTGGCGCAAATTCCGCTTCATCTGCCTCCGGACGGTCGTGAGCGTTTGGATCGCTTCGAAGGTCCGGCCGACTGGCGTGACAACTATGCTTCACGCATTCGCGGCTATCTGCATCCCCCTGCCGACGGCGTTTATACTTTTTACATTGCGAGCGACGATAACAGTCAGCTTTACCTGAGCGCCGACGAAAATCCGATCAATAAAAAACTGATCGCTTCGGTTAATGACTGGACCAATCCGCGTGAGTGGAAGAAATATGGTTCTCAGCGGTCGGCCGGAATCGAACTTAAGGCGGGCCGTAAATATTATATCGAAGCGCTGCACAAGGAGGGCGGCGGGGGCGACAATTTAGCCGTCGGTTGGCAAACTGCCGGCAAACCCATCGAAGTCATCGACGCCCTGTATCTGTCGCCTTTCCGAAGCCCGTTCTGCGATCTGGTGATCGGCGAGATCATCTGGCGGCCGACCAAACCGACACCGAGCGAACCGACCCATTTTACGGTGATTGTTAGAAACCTCGGCGATGTCGCCAAACCGGCGGGTACACCCTTTGTCGTGCATTTTATCGTCGACGGCCGACTCGCCGCTGTCGGCCGTGGTCCAATCGAAGAAATTTTACCCTATAGTGAAGTACGCGTGGAAGCGGAAACAGGGATTATGCTTGCCGACGGCCCGCACGTCATCACCGTTGTCGTGGACGCGGAGGATGCGGTTAAAGAGAACGATGAAGGCAACAATCGCCGCTCGATTACGCTGTTCAGCGGCTTGAGGCCGCCGGACCAGCCGAGCAGCATTGTTCCGGGCATTTATTACGAATACTATCTGGGCAGTTGGGAAAAGCTGCCGGATTTCGACAGCTTGACGCCGCGCAAAACCGGTATTTTGGAAAAATTCGATCTGCCGAAGAATCACGCCGGCGACAATTTCGGCGTCCGCTATATCGGCTATATCGACATTAAACAAGAGGGGGAATACACATTCTATACCCAATCCGACGACGGCAGTCGGCTGTTGATCGGGGGATTTGAAGTGGTCAATAACGACGGCCTGCACGGTTTTGAGGAAAAATCGGGCGTCATTCCGCTGCAGACAGGTCTGCACCGCATCGTCGTCGAGTTTTTCGAAGCCGGCGGCGACGAGGCGCTGACGGTCTCGTACAAAGGACCGAACGTCTCCAAACGGGTCATTCCCAAAACCGTGCTATTCACCGATGCTTCATTGGCGGCGGTCAAAGAAATCGACAGTTTACCGCTTGTGTTTGCTCTGCACCCGAACTACCCGAATCCGTTCAATCCGTCGACCGTCATTGCCTATGATCTACCGAAAGCAACAAACGTCAAACTGACGGTTTTCGATCTGCTGGGACGCACGATAATCACCTTGGTGGATAAACCGCAGCCGGCAGGCCGCTATCGAGTCGAATGGCCTGGGGTCGACGCACAGGGAACGCCGGTTGCCGCCGGCATCTATTTCTGCCGCCTCGAGGCTGGTGATTTTTGTGCAACGATCAAGATGGTGTTGGTCAAATAATTTGAATAAGAAAAACAGAGGAATGGTGCATTTTAAATTTTCTTTAGTACTTTCAGCCGTGCTCCTCACCTTGATGTGTTACGGAATACAGGTTATCGCTCAACCAGCCGAAACGTCAAGCGAAAAAAAGTCCACGGTCATTGAAAGCAATTGCGTCGCCGAAATAACCTTTCGATCGATTTTAAATTACGCCGACCCATTCAATGGCGTTACGTTGGACGTAGTCTTTACTGATCCGCAAGGCGTCGAGCGCACCGTTCCGGCATTTTGGGCCGGCGAAGAGGTTTGGCGAGTCAGGTACGCTTCGCCGCTCGCGGGCATCCATACCTTTCGCAGCCGCTGCAGTGATGAGCAGAATTCCGGTCTTCATGGCGTCAGCGGCAGAATCGTGGTAAAACCCTATACCGTAGAGAATCCGCTCTATCGCCACGGCCCTATCCGGGTTGCCGATGACCGTCGCCATTTTGCGTACGGCGACGGCACGCCCTTTTTTTGGCTTGGCGATACCTGGTGGATGGCTTTGGTCAAACGGCTGCACTGGCCGAATGAGTTTGCCGAGCTTGTCGCAGACCGCAAAGCCAAGGGGTACACCGTGGTGCAGCTTACGGCCGGATTGTACGGCGATCTCGATCAGAATTTTGACGAAAGGGCGGAGGGCGACGGCGGCTTTCCGTGGACGCAGGATTTTCAGCGCATTAATCCCAAATACTTTGAAGAAGCTGACAAGCGCATCTTTTATTTGGTTGAACAAGGTATTGTGCCGTGTATCGTCGGCAGCTGGGGCTATTGGCTCAATTGGTTGGGTGAGGAAAAGATGAAGCAGCACTGGCGCTATTTGATCGCCCGCTGGGGGGCGCTGCCGGTGGTGTGGTGCGCCGCCGGCGAAACCGGCATGCCGTGGTACCTCGATCCGCAGCCGGACATTGGAGCCCAGCGAAACGCATGGACCCCGATCGTGAAATATATTCGGGATACTGATCCGTTTCGCCGCATGCTGACCACGCACCCCATGCACGCCGCCCGCGCACGCGACGAAGTCAGAGACCCATATCTGCTCGATTTCGATATGCAGCAGAGCGGACACGGAACTATGCCCCAGGGACAAGCGGAGATCGCCCTGTCCGGTTGGAATTACGAACCGGTCATGCCGTCGATCAGCGGCGAGGCGCGCTATGAGAACCTAACCATTAAACGCGAATGGACCTCGCCGGAGGAAAATCTAGCCGATTTTGAAGGCTTGGCCATGCTGGGCACACGGCAGGCGCGCGGCGCGTTTTGGGCCCATCTGCTCAACAGCGGTTGCGCCGGGCATACCTACGGCGCCTCCGGTACCTTTCAGTTCAATCGCGAGGATTGGAAATTTGGACAAGGGTTTTCCGGTGTCGATTGGGGTAAAACGACCTGGCGCGATGCCATGAATCTACCCGGCTCAAAACAATTGGGACTGGCCAAAGCCATGCTGATGACTTTGCCGTGGCATCGCATGTCGCCGGCAGTCGATTTGGCGCAAGGCGCCGTCAGCGCCGCCATGGATGACGCCAAAACCTGCGCAGTAATTTACACCGAAAGAGATGCCGTAACGGTGGACTTGGCGCAGTTTGCCGGAAAAGTAAGCGTCAGGTGGTTCGATCCTACCAACGGCGAGTGGGTATCGATCGCAAAGAAAGCTTTTCAAAACAAAGGCAGCAAAACCTTTAAAACTCCACAACGCAACGCCGCCGGCGACCCGGACTGGGTGGTGGTGATAACGTCATTACAAAAATAACAACCTGTTTTACCGTTTAAATAAAAGGGAATCAATCATGAAGCGCGCAACTCAAATTGTTCTCATTTTGCTTGTCGTTGGGCCGTCCGCCTTTGCGGCCAAGACCGCCAAACTGACGGTCAATGAAGGCAAACGCCAGGTCTATCAGGGTTTCGGATTCGGCTTAATCAATACCGAGCGCTATACCAATCTCAGCCGCGATCAACAAAAAGAGATTAGCAAGTATACGGTCGAAATGACCAACGCCAACCTGCTGCGCATCTGGCATGAGGAAAATTTGGTACAAAATTATATCAATACGAATCTTCTGCCGGATGCCTTGGATGCCGGCATCGATACCATCATTCTGGCGCCCGGCGGCAATCCGCAGAAAATCGCCGATGAGATTCTCAAAGTCAATCAATCGGGATATACGGTACATTATACCTCCCTGATAAATGAGCCGGATCACACCAAAGGGTGGCCGACGACTTATTACATTGCCAAATTTCGCGAGTTATGGGAAGAGATCAAAGCTCGCGGTTTGGAAACCGGTCTGCTCTGCTGCGACGATGCCAATGTCGACGATTGGGCCAAACAGCGCATCGACGCCATTCTCAAAGACCCGACGCTGCGGCCGGCGTTGGCGGCCTTTTCAACTCACTCTTACAGCATGGCGGCTGAGCGTGACTATGCCCGACGCGTTTTTAAAGAAGGCTTGAACTGGTGGCAGACCGAACACAGCATCGATGGGCAGCCGGCGACGCCTGAGCGTTTTGATTTGGCAGCGCAAACCACCAATGTTTTTTTGAACGACCTGAATCAGGGCGTTACCCATTGGATGTATTTCCAGGGATACGGACTCAGCATGCGGCGCCTGCCGGAAACTCATAATAATGTCTTTTTGACCTATTACGACAGTCGCAGCTTTGGCAAACCGGTCGGCTCCGGTTGGTTCGTCGATGCGCCGCAACTTCATTA harbors:
- a CDS encoding PA14 domain-containing protein: MRRTAFFSVFLTICFSVSPSLSQKLNFTTHWVGNTFGGKDQKWVQNYIDEIEIAGDTVYTESYWDEAGRVCGWYYDGTVDPGLMKWESTPEECWGWNTGGYALAVDKRYVYIGNCAGSLLRFDRKNKHRFVDRIKMFDTGAVGMHARFDTLYALFEDGHIQKRPTAKLKEMTIIATVPNARDITVDDRNTLWILAGDEIRNYSTRGEYLGRSIVEKGWQPYSIAVDHQGLLMVTDNSVFQVKFYDIAGEPKLVKTFGIEGGIGAGTPGAYGPQKFWRLTGAVTDADGNIYVAMDDEGTGIRKFNPNGELVWELYGLHFVDVVDVDPASDGRDLYGVNEHMTFDFDKKPGESWALAGITLDRLRSPDDPRISSDGTEWLAGNFMRRIDGHLLMYATRQTAGTLYVYRFDHDVALLSSTFSGLGWAFEPDDWGNIWYYDSSARFIKRIPLLGFDDNGEPVFGAAVSVAPIPAPFDDIERIEYDVDSDVMFIGGDTPQNPETSWGLMGSVLARYPNWSEGNRIADRQKVMPLDDDHLAPASMDMYEDYVFTVMVKSTGGVPSMVTVFRVDDLSKVGNMWPGPEVGGISGWTDIAYGIRAYKRSNGQYMVMVEEDYRGKVLVYLWDPPAGNLQKPQITLLEPEAGASFDAAPPSLTIRADASDADGSVVTVKFYIDDRFVGQDQNGTDGWSFTCREPLVVGMHTITARAFDNSGKARAAKPIKIFVRGTAGPFYGKPTVLPGTIQAEDFDHGGEGVGYHDADEINQGGAYRFEGVDIFLCSDSGNGYHVDQFEAGEWLQYTADVMTTGYYDLLFRVNSQSDQGSFSLYQNGRALVENLVVPNTGGLWQDVVIDSVRLEAGVQTWRFVCTQGGFKFNYFRVTAVGTGSIFREYWLNVQGTSVAQIPLHLPPDGRERLDRFEGPADWRDNYASRIRGYLHPPADGVYTFYIASDDNSQLYLSADENPINKKLIASVNDWTNPREWKKYGSQRSAGIELKAGRKYYIEALHKEGGGGDNLAVGWQTAGKPIEVIDALYLSPFRSPFCDLVIGEIIWRPTKPTPSEPTHFTVIVRNLGDVAKPAGTPFVVHFIVDGRLAAVGRGPIEEILPYSEVRVEAETGIMLADGPHVITVVVDAEDAVKENDEGNNRRSITLFSGLRPPDQPSSIVPGIYYEYYLGSWEKLPDFDSLTPRKTGILEKFDLPKNHAGDNFGVRYIGYIDIKQEGEYTFYTQSDDGSRLLIGGFEVVNNDGLHGFEEKSGVIPLQTGLHRIVVEFFEAGGDEALTVSYKGPNVSKRVIPKTVLFTDASLAAVKEIDSLPLVFALHPNYPNPFNPSTVIAYDLPKATNVKLTVFDLLGRTIITLVDKPQPAGRYRVEWPGVDAQGTPVAAGIYFCRLEAGDFCATIKMVLVK
- a CDS encoding DUF4038 domain-containing protein — encoded protein: MVHFKFSLVLSAVLLTLMCYGIQVIAQPAETSSEKKSTVIESNCVAEITFRSILNYADPFNGVTLDVVFTDPQGVERTVPAFWAGEEVWRVRYASPLAGIHTFRSRCSDEQNSGLHGVSGRIVVKPYTVENPLYRHGPIRVADDRRHFAYGDGTPFFWLGDTWWMALVKRLHWPNEFAELVADRKAKGYTVVQLTAGLYGDLDQNFDERAEGDGGFPWTQDFQRINPKYFEEADKRIFYLVEQGIVPCIVGSWGYWLNWLGEEKMKQHWRYLIARWGALPVVWCAAGETGMPWYLDPQPDIGAQRNAWTPIVKYIRDTDPFRRMLTTHPMHAARARDEVRDPYLLDFDMQQSGHGTMPQGQAEIALSGWNYEPVMPSISGEARYENLTIKREWTSPEENLADFEGLAMLGTRQARGAFWAHLLNSGCAGHTYGASGTFQFNREDWKFGQGFSGVDWGKTTWRDAMNLPGSKQLGLAKAMLMTLPWHRMSPAVDLAQGAVSAAMDDAKTCAVIYTERDAVTVDLAQFAGKVSVRWFDPTNGEWVSIAKKAFQNKGSKTFKTPQRNAAGDPDWVVVITSLQK
- a CDS encoding T9SS type A sorting domain-containing protein, which codes for MKRATQIVLILLVVGPSAFAAKTAKLTVNEGKRQVYQGFGFGLINTERYTNLSRDQQKEISKYTVEMTNANLLRIWHEENLVQNYINTNLLPDALDAGIDTIILAPGGNPQKIADEILKVNQSGYTVHYTSLINEPDHTKGWPTTYYIAKFRELWEEIKARGLETGLLCCDDANVDDWAKQRIDAILKDPTLRPALAAFSTHSYSMAAERDYARRVFKEGLNWWQTEHSIDGQPATPERFDLAAQTTNVFLNDLNQGVTHWMYFQGYGLSMRRLPETHNNVFLTYYDSRSFGKPVGSGWFVDAPQLHYIRQINQAFPYGTTMRWTTAKGLPSYDMVWTYGTRSPINAAVGQRPDGGWAVCISNAEVAPPGGGHYYDDYIIDLDIVELHGTGAVPFKLFRSGPTTGFIAEQGEIVVTDGKVTIEVKKDELVSFYTTSAPTVVKSESKPPKRFTLHPNYPNPFNASTTIRYDLPQESYVRIEIVDAAGRIVNTLVSSVQSAGQKQINWDGNDRWNTPMPSGVYFVRFEFDKGVQVGKLMMIR